AGGGATTCAAATTTACTGTAAATATAAAAAGCATCGTGAAGAGGGAGATTATCTTCTAAGCAGTGCTGTTCAATAACTTCTGTTAAGATTTCTCTGTAAAATGGAAAGACAAGTAGTGCCGTAGAAAGGATTACATTGTGCTTTATACAATAATCAGCTGCTTTTTCTCCCCATGTTCTAATTTGAGATATTAAACTTCCTGATTCTGCAAGCTGATTTATGACTCCTGCGCCTATCGTAGCAAAAAGTTCCTCTCTTAGTTTAGTAATATAATCGTTGTTTTTTGCAAACCTGAAGCGAGAATCGTTATTTTGCAAATTATCCATTTTCTCGCTTAATATCGTTTTGTTTTTTAAGAGAAATTCTCCGATATTTTGTATGGTTTGCGGATTCTCGTTGTCCATTAAAATTCAACCCCTCGTTCTTTCTAAATGTTATGTATATAAAGATACAGGTATAAATCTTAAAAATAATACCCTTTTTGGTAAACATCCAAACTTATTATTCCTCTTTTCTTTTAAAAAAATTTAACACAATATGGGAAAATTTTAAAAAAATATAGGAATTACCAAATTTAGCTTTAAGAGGAAAAGACATGTGGTAAAGTGAAACTAAAGCAAGAGATGAACACAAAATGTTCATACTCTTCCATCTATAAAGGAGGAATTATAATGAGTAAAAAATTTCTTTATACTTTATTGTCTGGGATATTAGCAACAAGTGTTCTAGCGGCTTGCGGTGACGTGGAAGAGGATCCTGCGATGGAAGAAGACGGCGGCATGGAAGAAGACGCTGGAATAGAATAAAAAAATACAATGACGAAAGCGCTGATGGAAGCAGCGCTTTTTTTTTACACTGTTAGTTAGGTGTTTGCTTTTTAAAGCGATAACCCAAGAAAAGTAAAAAGCTCATCAGTAATCAAGCAAGACTTTATTACGTATACTTTCCGTATTTATTACATCTTTGTAACAATAAGAGAGTAAAAAGACCTAAATATTGAACGATTTAACGCAACTTTAGATGTGTAATGTCATAAATAAAAGTATTTTTGTAATTAAATATTGAAAAGAATTAAAAGTGAAATAAGCATATCGTTTCAATGAAGTAATTAACATATGGTACCAACAATTTCCCTCCCCCCTTTCGAAGTTTCATAGTTATGGCATAATAAGTGGCGGAGGTGTTAAATATGAAAAAAATCGTTTTATCACTTGCCGTATTAATTGCTTTCCCAGCGGCAGTGAATGCTCATGAAAGTCAACCAGTTGAGTCTGGAGAACTCTTTTCAAAATTAGCTGAACAGAGTAACTTGACGGAAAACGAGTTATTTCAAGCTATTCCGGAATTAGAAGAGTTGGATGTATATAATATAATAGAACAATACACTAATCCGGGGGAAGTAACGGAACAACCTGATGAAGGTCAAGCGGCAGAGGAAGAAGAAACAACACCAGCTGCTGAACAAACAGCAGAGGAAGAAGAAACAACACCAGCTGCTGAACAAGCGGCAGAGGAAGAAGAAACAACTCCAACTGCTGAAGAACAAGCTCCAGCTGCAGAGCAGCAAGCTCCTGCGAATGAAGATACAGCAACTGAACAAGAAACAGTAAATGACGAAGAAGTTGCAAGTGAAAGTGAATTTGAACAAGAAGTCATTCGTTTGACAAATGAGGAAAGAGAAAAGCAAGGTCTGCAGCCTCTTGAACCATATAGTGAGCTTTCTGATGTGGCAAGAGACAAGTCTGAAGACATGAGAGATGCTGGATACTTTTCTCACAACAGTCCGAATTACGGCAGCCCATTTGACATGATGGATACTTATGGTATCGAGTATCAAGGTGCTGGTGAAAACATTGCTGCTGGTCAGCAATCTCCTGAGCAAGTTGTAGAAGGCTGGATGAACTCAGAAGGTCACCGTGAAAACATTTTAAATGGCAGCTTCACTCACATCGGTGTCGGACATGCTGAAGGCGGAAGCTATGGTAATTATTGGACACAAATGTTTGTTACAAAATAAAGAGTTCGATTGACGAAGGTCTTCAAGAGCAGCAAACGGTTCAAAAGTTTGCTGCTCTTTCTTTGTACTTTAGAAATGTTTAACTTTGTGAAGGAACAAAGAATAGCTATAGGACACGGCAGTAAGCCGAGTTTTTCCAAGGTTTAAAGCAGAAGAATTGAAACAATGGAAAAATCATGAGAGGATAGATTGCGGACAGTTTGCGGATAAATAGCATAAGGAGTGAAAAACACCATGACTACTATTGAACTAATGAAAGAACGTCATTCCATTCGTAAATACGACAGCGAATATAAAATCCCAGAAGAAGATTTGCATGAAATAATAGAAGCCGCATCACAAGCGCCTTCTTCCTGGAACCTTCAACATTGGAGGTTTTTAGCTGTTCAATCGGATGAGAAAAAACAGGAGCTTTTGCCGATTGCTTATAATCAGCAGCAAGTCCAGGATAGCTCCGTTACCATCGCCATATTAGGAGACAAAGAGGCTAATCAATCTGCTGATACGGTCTTTGATGAGTCTGTAAAAAGCGGAGTGATAACAGACGAGGTTAAAAATCAAATTGTGGCAAATATTCATGGTGCTTATGAGCAAGAAGGGTTTGCGCATAAAGAGGCTTTAATTAATGCTTCATTAGCTGCTATGCAGTTAATGCTTGCTGCCAAAGAAAAGGGATATGATTCTGTTCCAATGGGTGGTTTCGATAAAGAAAAATTAATGGAGGCATTTAACATTCCGGACCGCTATATTCCTATAATGCTTATCTCATTAGGCAAAGGACACGGAACAACACGTGAATCATTCCGTTTTCCCGTTGAGGATGTCCTAATAAAAGAATCATTTTAAAATAAGGAAAACAAGAACCCTCCTGTTATGATAACTAGGAGGGTTTTTGTTACACACGGTTAGGAAAAGTTTTAATAGGTTGGCATTTGAGGTGCAATGTTTTTAAATCATAACGGCAGTACATAAAGGAAAATAGCAAAGAAATGCATAATAGATCCTCCAAGTACAAATACATGCCATACTGCATGATGATAAGGGAAGTGTCTCCACATATAAAAAATTGTGCCAATCGTATACAGCAAACCGCCGCCTACGAGAAAACCAATCCCTCCAGCTGGAAGAGCGGAAGTTAATGGCTGCCAAGCAAAGATAATAATCCATCCCATAAGAATGTAAAAGAGAGTAGATAGAAACATAAATTTTTTTACGAAAAAGGCTTTGAAGCCAACACCAAAAATCGCAAGGCCCCACACAATCCCAAATAACGTCCAGCTTAAAGCTCCCTCTATAACGTGAAACAAAAAAGGAGTGTAAGTACCAGCTATAAATAAATAAATAGAAGCGTGATCAAAGATTTCAAATAGGTCTTTAACTTTCCCTTTCTTAAAACTGTGCAGCAGTGTTGAGGAAACATAAAGTAATAACATAGTAGCTCCATAAATGGAGACGCTTAGTATATGGAACGAAGTGCCATGAATGCTTGCGAATACTACAAGAAGGGTGATAGCTGCAATGCTTAAAACTATACCAACAGCGTGTGTAGCAGCATTTGCTATTTCTTCTCGCCGGGAAAACGTGTGGACTGCTGCCATAACATATTTCTTCCTTTCCTACATTTCTTACTTCGGGCCCATTATTTGACCGAAGATCCGCCGGGCAATGGAAAAGCCTCATTTATACCAGTTTGCTTATGGATGATCAACAGTTAAGATAGCGGATGCAATTTTTCAGCTTCCATATCCGTTTACATCCATTTTTCGCCCCAACCTTGAATAGATTCAATAACAGGAGCCAAGTCTTTTCCTTTTAGGGTCAGACTATATTCAATACGTACTGGTTTTTCAGGGAAAACAGTGCGTTCTACAATATTGTTTTCCTCTAATTCCTTTATGCGTTCTGTTAATATTCTATCGCTCATTTCAGGAATTTGTGCTTTTATATCCTTAAATCGTTTAGGTCCGCCTAATAGTACGCGAATGATGAGGCCAGTCCATTTCTTACCAAGCAGTTCGACAGCTGCTTCGTATTTGGGACACATCTTTGTATAATCCATTATCCTCACCTCTTTATTGTTTTATTCTAACATATCTTGAATGTTTATCGTAATAGTAAGCAGGGAAGCATAAGGACAGTACTTGACAAAAGTAAGTAAAAAAAATAAAATTTATTATAGTTACTTTAAAAAAATAAGTTAATGAGGTGTTTGTATGGGAAAGATTTTAATTCCATATTATAGTGCTTATGGACATATTTTTGAAATGGCGAAAAAAGTAGCGGAGGGCGCAGAGCAGGCTGGAGCAGAAGTGAAAATCGTAAAAGTTCCTGAATTTGAAGCGGCGCGGCAAGCTATGTCAGGTCAAGATCCTTACGTTCAAGCACAGGATGCTCAAAAAGATATCCCCGAAGCGACCCATGATGATTTAACGTGGGCTGACGGTATTATTTGGGGTGTTCCAACCCGCTATGGAACAATGCCTGCCCAAATGAAACAATTCCTTGATACAGCTGGTGCGTTATGGATGAATGGGGAACTTGAAGGAAAAGCAACAGCAGTCTTTACAAGTACCGGTTCTATACATGGAGGACAAGAGGCAACAGCTCTTACTACTTTAGTTCCGCTTCTTCATTTCGGCCTTATATATGTTGGACTTCCTTATGGGGAAAACCAAGAAATGCTTACGACAGACGGCATTGGCGGTTCTCCATATGCTGCATCTACAGTTGCAGGACCGGATGGGTCAAACCAGCCAGATGAGAGAGAATTTACTATGGCAGGACGTCTTGGTGCACGTGTAGCAGACGTTGCAAGTAAACTTAGTCAATAATAGAAAATGAAAAAACCTGCTTCTAGGTAGTAGACTATCATCCTAGAAGCAGGTTTTTTTCATTTTATACGTTGCTTTATCATTTAGCACCGGCTGGATAGTCTTCGCTTTTTTTATTTTGCAAAGACATGGTTTCCGATGACTGAAGTTGTTTCTCTCGTAGCGATCCAGTGGTTAGAAGCGATAGCGGGATTATAGAAGAAAAGGGAACCACTGCCTTGTCCTTCAAAAGCTAGTGCCTCTCTAACCGCTTTTTTAGATTCCTCATCTGCAGGCTGGTTAATCGATCCATCTGAAACCGGGCTGAATGAAGGGTGGCCTGTTGGTGATACTTCATATATAACTTTCTTAATGCTGTCTGGAAATTCATCACTTTTTACACGATTTAATACTACTGTAGCTACCGCTACTTTTCCTGCATACGATTCACCCTCGGCTTCTGCACTTACAATTCTCTCTAGTAAATTCCTCTCATGAGGATAAATACCTTCTGGGATTTGCAAATATTCTCCCTCATTTACATGCAAAGTGTTTTTTTCATTGACTTCTTTTAGCTCTATGACAGAAACCCCGTGTTCCATTCCGATAGACCAAAGAGTTTCACCACTTTTAACTGTATATGCTTCAGAAACTTCAGCTGCTGCACTGAATGAAATAAAGGCAGCAAAAGCAGCACCTGCTATTTTTAACTGTTTAAACACCCAAATTCCCTCCTAGTTGAATTTTTCACAACGTAAGAGTACCAAGAGGGAGTAATGAATTGTTTAGGAAATAGAATCCAATTGCGATTAAGCTGAATAAAACCTCTATAGATCAAGGGTTAACAATAATATTAAAAAAGTATTACAAATATTATAATGATGTAATATATCCTAGGTCTTTGATATTATTAAAGTATTATGAAGAATATACACATATTTTCCATGAGAAATTTTGCAAATTATCATAATCAATCTTATGATCCTGAAAGGAAGGTTGAAGCTCAGAATGAAGTATGATAAATGTATTGTTAAAAAGCCACAAGATTATCACGCAGCGAGAAAAAAGATTAAAAATTGGCTTCAACCTCTGCAAAGCGACCAACAATTTTTCTTTGAGGTTGCTGTCAATGAAGCACTAAATAACACAGTTCATCACGGGAGAAATGAAGAAGAGATTTATACAAGTATATCTTTTGAATCAGATGGAACGAAAATAATTGTATCTATTGAGGACCGTGGAAGCGGGTTGACAAAGGAAGCGGAAACACTGTACAGACAGGCTTCTGAGGAAGTGTTTAAAAGAACTGCTAATACGCTTAAACAATCCGGCCGCGGTTTAGCTATTATGAAAGAGTGCAGTGATAATATGATTTTAGAGGAAAACGGCCGCCGTGTAACGCTTATAAAATATATTTAAAAGAGCAGCTGTTTAATGAAAACAGCTGCTCTTTAGCATAGCGCAATTTATTCCATTGCTTCATAATCATCAGGGTTATTAGCAGAAATAGGTTCCGTGCTGTCCATATGGCCGAATAAAGAAGATTCCTCTTCTCCTTCAATAAGAATTTTCGTTTCCTCATAACCAAACTGCTCCATAGTTAAAGCAATTTGTTCGGTAATTGCCATTTCAGCACTTGAGCCTGCATTAACATCCAACAAAGATTCCGAAAAAGAAACTTCTGCTGTACCGTCTTGCACCTCTACTGATTGAACCTGCACCTCTTCTCCTTCAAAAGGGCCAACTAGTTCCTCGTGCTCTGGTCCATTTATCCATGCTTGAAGAGCAGCTGCCGGAATACCCTCTTCAGAGTCTGCTTCTACTTCTTGCTGCTCTTTATACGTTTCAAGCAGCTGCTCATCTGAAAAGTACAATGTTACCGTTTCAGTGATAGTTTCTTCTGATGCATTTGTTTCTTCACTTTCTTTTTCATTTGCTTCTTCAGTTTCTTCTACTTCTTCAGTTTCTTCTGTGTCTTCTACCGTGGTTTCATCCTTCTCGTCTTGGCTGTCTTCAACTGCTTCTCCCTGTTCTTCAGATTCATTTTTATCCTCTTCAGTGCCGGCGCCTGTTTCTAAGTCTTCTTCTGTTTCTTCTCCTTGGCCGCACGCTGACAGCACCCCAAAGCTTATTAGAACGATAAGTACAAAGTACAATAGACGTGTCATGATTTTCCCCTTTCTAATTGAATCAGTCTACCTTAATAGTCGCTATGTAGAAAAAAACAGTTACAAAAAGTGTAAAAAAAGTAGAAAAAGTTGTCAAAGGGCTTTCTTCCTCTATCTTTCTTACTTTCAATCAGTCTAAAAAAATTAAATTTTTCTGAAAAATACCATTGACGAAAGGATGTTTCTGTTATACAATACATTTAAATAATTAAACTGTAATAATACAGTACAGAAAGGGTGCATTGGATATGAAAAGAATAGAGCGGAAAAACATGGTATCGTTTATTTCTAAAGTAAAGGGAATGGAAGAAAAATACTTATCCACGATGACAGATGAAGATATTGAACACATTTATGAACAAACGTATTTAAAACATGAAACAACTGAATAATATAATTAAATAGGAATATGAACTTGTATTTAAAAAGAGTAAAGGCGCCTTAGAAAAGTAATAAACTTTTGCGGCGTCTTTATTTTTTTGTACTTGAATGAATTTCATAATTCATTTCTATATCATTAAAAACGAACATTTTATAAAATACCCTCGTTATCGTAGTGTCTTCTTTGCCGCGGACTTGGCTTCAGCCTCCTCGGCAGCAAGCTGCCTGCGGGGTCTT
This DNA window, taken from Alteribacillus bidgolensis, encodes the following:
- a CDS encoding CAP domain-containing protein, whose product is MKKIVLSLAVLIAFPAAVNAHESQPVESGELFSKLAEQSNLTENELFQAIPELEELDVYNIIEQYTNPGEVTEQPDEGQAAEEEETTPAAEQTAEEEETTPAAEQAAEEEETTPTAEEQAPAAEQQAPANEDTATEQETVNDEEVASESEFEQEVIRLTNEEREKQGLQPLEPYSELSDVARDKSEDMRDAGYFSHNSPNYGSPFDMMDTYGIEYQGAGENIAAGQQSPEQVVEGWMNSEGHRENILNGSFTHIGVGHAEGGSYGNYWTQMFVTK
- a CDS encoding nitroreductase family protein, coding for MTTIELMKERHSIRKYDSEYKIPEEDLHEIIEAASQAPSSWNLQHWRFLAVQSDEKKQELLPIAYNQQQVQDSSVTIAILGDKEANQSADTVFDESVKSGVITDEVKNQIVANIHGAYEQEGFAHKEALINASLAAMQLMLAAKEKGYDSVPMGGFDKEKLMEAFNIPDRYIPIMLISLGKGHGTTRESFRFPVEDVLIKESF
- the trhA gene encoding PAQR family membrane homeostasis protein TrhA, with amino-acid sequence MAAVHTFSRREEIANAATHAVGIVLSIAAITLLVVFASIHGTSFHILSVSIYGATMLLLYVSSTLLHSFKKGKVKDLFEIFDHASIYLFIAGTYTPFLFHVIEGALSWTLFGIVWGLAIFGVGFKAFFVKKFMFLSTLFYILMGWIIIFAWQPLTSALPAGGIGFLVGGGLLYTIGTIFYMWRHFPYHHAVWHVFVLGGSIMHFFAIFLYVLPL
- a CDS encoding winged helix-turn-helix transcriptional regulator; translated protein: MDYTKMCPKYEAAVELLGKKWTGLIIRVLLGGPKRFKDIKAQIPEMSDRILTERIKELEENNIVERTVFPEKPVRIEYSLTLKGKDLAPVIESIQGWGEKWM
- the wrbA gene encoding NAD(P)H:quinone oxidoreductase; amino-acid sequence: MGKILIPYYSAYGHIFEMAKKVAEGAEQAGAEVKIVKVPEFEAARQAMSGQDPYVQAQDAQKDIPEATHDDLTWADGIIWGVPTRYGTMPAQMKQFLDTAGALWMNGELEGKATAVFTSTGSIHGGQEATALTTLVPLLHFGLIYVGLPYGENQEMLTTDGIGGSPYAASTVAGPDGSNQPDEREFTMAGRLGARVADVASKLSQ
- a CDS encoding cell wall hydrolase — encoded protein: MFKQLKIAGAAFAAFISFSAAAEVSEAYTVKSGETLWSIGMEHGVSVIELKEVNEKNTLHVNEGEYLQIPEGIYPHERNLLERIVSAEAEGESYAGKVAVATVVLNRVKSDEFPDSIKKVIYEVSPTGHPSFSPVSDGSINQPADEESKKAVREALAFEGQGSGSLFFYNPAIASNHWIATRETTSVIGNHVFAK
- a CDS encoding ATP-binding protein produces the protein MKYDKCIVKKPQDYHAARKKIKNWLQPLQSDQQFFFEVAVNEALNNTVHHGRNEEEIYTSISFESDGTKIIVSIEDRGSGLTKEAETLYRQASEEVFKRTANTLKQSGRGLAIMKECSDNMILEENGRRVTLIKYI
- a CDS encoding GerMN domain-containing protein, yielding MTRLLYFVLIVLISFGVLSACGQGEETEEDLETGAGTEEDKNESEEQGEAVEDSQDEKDETTVEDTEETEEVEETEEANEKESEETNASEETITETVTLYFSDEQLLETYKEQQEVEADSEEGIPAAALQAWINGPEHEELVGPFEGEEVQVQSVEVQDGTAEVSFSESLLDVNAGSSAEMAITEQIALTMEQFGYEETKILIEGEEESSLFGHMDSTEPISANNPDDYEAME
- a CDS encoding BH0509 family protein, with amino-acid sequence MKRIERKNMVSFISKVKGMEEKYLSTMTDEDIEHIYEQTYLKHETTE